In the Chloroflexota bacterium genome, one interval contains:
- a CDS encoding AAA family ATPase yields MLLASLKIQPPAAHDAEQFPLNVPAIQALVGQTFDFDVPVTIIVGDNGSGKSTFLEGLAVATRSIAVGTHDLERDQSLTSAQRLAKYLKLSWHKRTGRGFFLRAEDFFGYAQRVNQLRLEAEAGLREIEADTTLSPLARAQARQTHSRTIGELRHHYGNGLDHMSHGESFLRLFQSRFVPNGLYLLDEPEAPLAPIRQLSLLALIRDAVEQQQSQFVIVTHSPIIMAYPKARLLQISPTGLQPIEYNAIEHVSLLRDFLNHPERFLRHL; encoded by the coding sequence ATGCTACTCGCTAGTTTGAAAATTCAACCACCAGCTGCCCACGATGCTGAGCAATTTCCCCTAAATGTGCCAGCAATCCAAGCCTTGGTTGGCCAAACCTTCGATTTTGACGTGCCTGTGACGATTATTGTGGGTGACAATGGATCGGGCAAATCAACGTTTTTAGAAGGTTTGGCGGTTGCTACGCGTTCAATCGCCGTCGGAACCCACGATTTAGAGCGTGATCAAAGCCTGACTTCGGCTCAACGTTTAGCCAAATATCTCAAACTTAGCTGGCATAAACGCACTGGGCGCGGCTTTTTCTTGCGGGCTGAAGATTTTTTTGGCTATGCTCAGCGGGTAAATCAATTGCGGCTTGAAGCCGAAGCTGGCTTACGCGAGATCGAGGCGGATACCACACTTTCGCCCTTGGCGCGTGCCCAAGCTCGTCAAACCCATTCGCGCACGATTGGGGAGTTGCGCCATCATTATGGCAATGGCCTCGATCATATGTCGCATGGCGAAAGTTTTTTGCGTTTGTTTCAATCGCGTTTTGTCCCAAATGGCTTATATTTACTCGACGAACCAGAAGCCCCGCTAGCACCAATTCGCCAATTGAGTTTGTTGGCATTAATTCGCGATGCAGTTGAACAACAACAAAGCCAATTTGTGATTGTGACCCACTCGCCAATTATTATGGCCTACCCCAAAGCTCGCTTGCTCCAGATTAGCCCTACAGGTTTGCAACCGATTGAATATAACGCGATTGAACATGTCAGCTTATTGCGCGATTTTCTCAATCATCCTGAGCGTTTCTTGCGTCACTTGTAA
- the gatA gene encoding Asp-tRNA(Asn)/Glu-tRNA(Gln) amidotransferase subunit GatA → MMALHELTIAEARAQLDRGEITSVQLTEALLERIAALEPTLHSFLTQTPDLALQQAQAADERIKAGNATSLTGIPLGIKDVIVTKDVRTTCGSKVLENWVPPYDATVVSKLNEAGTVTLGKLNMDEFAMGSSNENSAFGGTRNPWDTERVPGGSSGGSAAAVAAGQAFGTLGTDTGGSIRQPAALCGIVGLKPTYGRVSRYGLVAFASSLDQCGPFARTVEDVALLLETIAGHDPKDSTSANLPVPDYRASLTGDIRGLKVGVPSEYFVDGMEPGVEKAVRTAIEQIKDLGAEIVEVSLPHTKYALPVYYIIAPAECSTNLARFDGVRYGVRLEGNGLFDEIESTRGQLFGAEVRRRIMLGTYALSSGYYDAYYRRAQQVRTLIRRDFQEVWSKVDVLAAPTSPSVAFKIGEKADDPVAMYLSDVCTLPINLAGVPGLVVPCGFSDNLPTGLQLIGKPFDEATLLRVGHAYEQNNSWHKQHPSL, encoded by the coding sequence ATTATGGCCCTCCATGAATTGACAATTGCCGAGGCCCGCGCCCAATTAGATCGCGGTGAGATTACCTCGGTGCAACTGACCGAGGCTCTGCTGGAACGCATCGCCGCGTTAGAGCCAACCCTCCATTCGTTTTTAACTCAAACGCCCGATTTGGCCTTGCAACAAGCGCAAGCTGCCGACGAGCGCATCAAGGCTGGTAACGCCACGAGCTTAACTGGTATTCCATTAGGCATTAAAGATGTGATTGTCACCAAAGATGTGCGCACTACCTGCGGCTCAAAAGTGCTGGAAAATTGGGTTCCGCCCTACGATGCCACCGTCGTGAGCAAACTCAACGAGGCTGGCACGGTAACCCTCGGCAAGCTTAATATGGATGAGTTTGCCATGGGTTCGTCCAATGAAAATAGTGCGTTTGGCGGTACCCGCAACCCATGGGATACCGAACGCGTGCCTGGTGGCTCGTCGGGTGGTTCGGCGGCGGCGGTTGCTGCTGGCCAAGCTTTTGGCACATTGGGCACTGATACTGGTGGCTCAATTCGCCAACCTGCCGCGTTGTGTGGCATCGTTGGCTTGAAGCCAACCTACGGGCGGGTTTCACGCTATGGTTTGGTGGCCTTTGCCTCATCACTCGATCAATGTGGGCCATTCGCCCGCACGGTTGAAGATGTCGCCTTGTTGCTCGAAACAATTGCTGGTCATGATCCCAAAGATTCAACCAGCGCCAATTTGCCTGTGCCCGACTATCGCGCCAGCCTCACTGGCGATATTCGCGGACTCAAAGTTGGCGTGCCTAGCGAATATTTCGTCGATGGTATGGAGCCTGGGGTTGAAAAAGCGGTACGCACGGCGATCGAGCAGATTAAAGATTTAGGTGCTGAAATCGTTGAGGTTTCGCTGCCACACACCAAATATGCCTTACCAGTCTATTACATCATTGCGCCAGCCGAATGTAGCACCAACTTGGCTCGCTTCGATGGTGTGCGCTATGGCGTGCGCTTGGAAGGCAATGGACTGTTCGATGAAATTGAATCGACCCGCGGCCAATTGTTTGGCGCGGAAGTGCGCCGCCGGATTATGCTTGGTACCTATGCACTCTCATCGGGCTATTACGATGCCTACTATCGCCGTGCCCAACAAGTGCGTACCTTGATTCGCCGCGATTTCCAAGAAGTTTGGAGCAAAGTTGATGTATTGGCAGCACCAACCTCGCCCAGCGTGGCCTTCAAAATTGGCGAAAAAGCCGATGATCCAGTGGCGATGTATCTCTCGGATGTGTGTACATTGCCGATTAACTTGGCGGGTGTGCCTGGCTTGGTCGTGCCCTGTGGCTTCAGTGACAATTTGCCAACTGGCCTGCAATTAATTGGTAAGCCATTCGATGAAGCGACCTTGCTGCGCGTCGGCCATGCCTACGAGCAAAATAACAGCTGGCACAAACAACACCCTAGTTTGTAG
- the xseA gene encoding exodeoxyribonuclease VII large subunit, with protein sequence MEQLSVSELCGYINAVLTSDPVVSDVWVYGEVSNCKRHSSGHWYLTLKEADARIDAVIWRSTALRLSHLPQDGMAILGHGKVELYNGRLQIYLDFITPAGEGLLQAQYERLKAQLEAEGLTERKRPLPLFPQRIGIVTSPTGAALQDMLNVLRRRFPLAEVIIAPALVQGEDAAPSIVEALYELFDFEPDVIIVARGGGSIEDLWAFNEEIVARAVFASPVPVVTGVGHETDTTIVDFVADLRAPTPSAAAELVTPDLATLRDELISQVGLLHGLFQGRLQLLRSELGQQQQQLLRHNPQMRLHQAREQVNTQQQQLQRAIQRMLEMARLKVQVAERSLVALNPERTLARGYAVVLHNDRALTNTSQVAIGDNVSIQLHQGQVQATITELRD encoded by the coding sequence ATGGAACAACTTTCAGTCAGTGAGTTATGTGGCTATATCAATGCAGTGCTCACTAGCGACCCCGTGGTGAGTGATGTTTGGGTTTATGGCGAGGTTTCTAACTGCAAACGCCATTCATCAGGCCATTGGTATTTGACCCTTAAAGAGGCCGATGCCCGTATTGATGCGGTGATTTGGCGTTCCACAGCCTTGCGTTTGAGCCACCTACCCCAAGATGGCATGGCAATTTTAGGTCATGGCAAAGTTGAACTGTATAATGGACGCTTGCAAATTTATCTTGATTTTATTACTCCTGCTGGCGAAGGCCTGTTGCAAGCCCAATATGAACGGCTCAAAGCCCAATTAGAAGCCGAGGGTTTAACCGAGCGCAAACGGCCATTGCCGCTATTTCCTCAACGCATTGGCATTGTCACTTCGCCAACTGGAGCGGCCTTGCAGGATATGTTGAATGTGCTGCGCCGCCGTTTCCCTTTGGCCGAAGTGATTATCGCGCCAGCTCTCGTGCAGGGCGAAGATGCCGCGCCTTCGATCGTTGAAGCCTTGTATGAGCTATTCGATTTCGAGCCAGATGTGATTATTGTGGCCCGTGGTGGTGGCTCAATTGAAGATCTTTGGGCGTTCAACGAGGAGATTGTGGCGCGAGCGGTTTTTGCCTCGCCAGTGCCAGTTGTCACCGGAGTTGGTCACGAAACCGATACAACAATTGTCGATTTTGTTGCCGATTTGCGTGCGCCAACGCCTTCGGCTGCCGCTGAGTTAGTTACACCCGATTTAGCGACGTTGCGCGATGAATTGATCAGCCAAGTTGGGCTGTTGCATGGCTTGTTTCAAGGGCGTTTGCAATTGCTGCGCAGCGAATTAGGCCAACAGCAACAACAACTTTTACGTCACAATCCGCAAATGCGGCTGCATCAAGCGCGTGAGCAGGTCAATACCCAACAACAACAGTTGCAGCGAGCGATCCAGCGTATGCTCGAAATGGCTCGCTTAAAAGTTCAAGTTGCTGAGCGCAGTTTAGTTGCACTCAATCCCGAACGAACCTTGGCGCGCGGCTATGCCGTTGTATTGCATAACGATCGTGCCCTGACCAACACCAGCCAAGTAGCAATTGGCGATAATGTGAGTATTCAATTGCATCAAGGCCAGGTTCAAGCCACAATTACTGAGCTACGAGATTGA
- the accB gene encoding acetyl-CoA carboxylase biotin carboxyl carrier protein, with amino-acid sequence MSEQTPEQNLLTEDVRELLRLITQTDITELSLERGDAKIHVKRTPYAVAAPVVVTSGVAATPVAASIAETPAAPIGQPINSPMVGTFYASPSPKDPPYVKVGDEVHPGDVVGIVEAMKMMNEIESEIHGRVAAIHVENNQPVEYGQVLISIVPLD; translated from the coding sequence ATGAGTGAGCAAACGCCCGAACAGAATTTACTCACCGAGGATGTGCGTGAGTTGCTGCGGTTAATCACCCAAACTGATATTACTGAGCTAAGCCTTGAGCGTGGCGATGCCAAAATTCATGTCAAGCGCACGCCCTATGCTGTGGCAGCACCTGTAGTCGTGACCAGTGGCGTAGCGGCGACACCAGTTGCAGCCAGTATTGCCGAAACGCCCGCCGCGCCTATTGGTCAACCAATCAATTCGCCAATGGTGGGAACCTTCTATGCCTCACCATCGCCCAAAGATCCACCGTATGTCAAAGTTGGCGATGAAGTGCACCCAGGCGATGTCGTTGGCATCGTTGAAGCCATGAAGATGATGAACGAAATCGAGAGCGAAATTCATGGCCGCGTGGCAGCGATCCACGTTGAAAATAACCAGCCGGTTGAATATGGTCAAGTGCTCATTTCAATCGTGCCGCTCGATTAA
- a CDS encoding Xaa-Pro peptidase family protein: MSQERLAALRMLFEAAQIDGLLVANSQNRRYLSGFTGSAGLLIIDAQRALLISDGRYTVQAAQEASQFETITRTLDESLYSCVGRHIAPIKRLGFEPATLSVADYNALRQALPADVTLVAIGALTEQLRAIKSDEEVAALRQAINITDQALAAVKPMLRPSMLEREVAWELHKAIVEHGGDGLAFEIIVGAGLNSALPHYHAGNAPLGQGQPIVVDFGALYAGYHGDMTRTLVLGQPDAKFDEIYGIVRHALADATNGITANTTGKEADALARDVIEASGYGEYFSHGTGHGVGLQIHEEPRLSRVHNDLLPVGSIFSIEPGIYLPDWGGVRLENLVLLNANGIETLTQSPLDPIIVIEQA; encoded by the coding sequence GTGTCTCAAGAACGGCTCGCAGCGTTGCGGATGCTTTTTGAAGCAGCCCAAATCGATGGATTGTTGGTCGCTAATAGCCAAAATCGGCGCTATCTGAGCGGGTTTACTGGCTCGGCGGGCTTGTTGATCATTGATGCTCAACGGGCATTATTAATCAGCGATGGCCGCTATACCGTGCAAGCAGCCCAAGAGGCCAGCCAATTTGAAACGATCACCCGCACGCTTGATGAAAGCTTGTATAGCTGCGTTGGCCGCCATATTGCGCCGATCAAACGCTTGGGCTTTGAGCCAGCAACACTCAGCGTTGCCGATTACAATGCCTTGCGCCAAGCCTTGCCTGCTGATGTAACCTTGGTTGCAATTGGGGCATTGACCGAGCAACTCCGCGCGATTAAAAGCGACGAAGAAGTTGCGGCCTTGCGTCAAGCAATTAACATCACCGACCAAGCTTTAGCCGCAGTTAAGCCAATGTTGCGCCCAAGCATGCTCGAACGTGAAGTTGCTTGGGAATTGCACAAGGCAATTGTTGAGCATGGCGGCGATGGTTTAGCTTTTGAGATTATCGTGGGTGCTGGCTTAAATAGTGCTTTGCCCCATTATCACGCTGGTAACGCCCCGCTGGGCCAAGGCCAGCCGATTGTGGTCGATTTTGGGGCGCTCTATGCTGGCTATCATGGCGATATGACCCGCACCTTGGTACTCGGACAGCCCGATGCCAAATTTGATGAAATTTATGGCATTGTGCGCCACGCGCTTGCGGATGCAACCAACGGCATCACCGCCAATACCACTGGCAAAGAAGCCGATGCCTTGGCTCGCGATGTGATCGAAGCCTCAGGCTATGGCGAATATTTCAGCCATGGCACAGGCCACGGGGTTGGCCTGCAAATTCACGAAGAGCCACGGCTCAGCCGCGTTCACAACGATTTGCTGCCAGTTGGCTCAATTTTTAGCATTGAGCCAGGCATTTATTTGCCCGATTGGGGCGGCGTGCGGCTCGAAAACTTGGTTTTACTCAATGCCAATGGCATTGAAACGCTTACACAATCGCCACTTGACCCGATCATTGTGATCGAGCAAGCCTAA
- a CDS encoding haloacid dehalogenase-like hydrolase, with amino-acid sequence MKLLLWDIDGTLIRSHGRSLEAFKAAFQHVYEVDLPLSPTAGKTDGLIVRETLHSWEEAAILERLEQFYAVYEGELQARFEYLRRETTILHGVQAALSHLQPHTIHSLLTGNMQRTAKIKLDAVELSRYFRWEWGAFGSDSHIRNDLVPVALQRAQAAGWHGTFDDVVVIGDTPFDIACAKIAGACSVAVASGKFSLEQLAEHQPDLLLADLGELAQLQAFLGVADEIAR; translated from the coding sequence ATGAAATTGCTACTTTGGGATATTGATGGAACCCTGATTCGGTCACATGGGCGCAGTCTTGAAGCTTTCAAGGCTGCGTTTCAGCATGTATACGAGGTTGATCTGCCGCTTAGCCCAACCGCTGGCAAAACTGATGGCCTGATCGTTCGCGAGACACTCCATTCATGGGAAGAGGCGGCAATTCTCGAACGGCTTGAACAATTTTACGCCGTGTATGAAGGCGAATTACAAGCTCGTTTTGAATATCTGCGACGTGAAACCACAATTTTACATGGGGTTCAGGCAGCTTTGAGCCACTTACAACCGCATACAATTCATTCGTTGCTAACAGGCAATATGCAGCGTACCGCCAAAATCAAACTTGATGCTGTTGAGCTAAGCCGCTATTTTCGTTGGGAATGGGGCGCATTCGGCTCGGATAGCCATATTCGCAACGATTTAGTGCCCGTCGCATTGCAACGGGCGCAAGCTGCTGGTTGGCATGGCACGTTTGATGATGTGGTGGTAATTGGCGATACGCCGTTTGATATTGCTTGCGCTAAAATTGCTGGAGCATGCTCGGTCGCCGTGGCAAGTGGTAAGTTCAGCCTCGAACAACTCGCTGAGCACCAGCCCGATTTGCTGTTGGCAGATCTGGGCGAATTGGCCCAGCTTCAGGCATTTTTAGGAGTAGCCGATGAAATTGCTCGATAA
- the meaB gene encoding methylmalonyl Co-A mutase-associated GTPase MeaB → MELVAKARAGNRRALARLITLVEAGDAQAQTALAALYPYTGHAHIVGVTGAPGTGKSTLVTQMALHWRSLGRTVAVLAVDPTSPFSGGAILGDRIRMQALGGDSGCYIRSMASRGSLGGLSRATGDAVKALDAAGFDIVIVETVGAGQAEVEIAREAHTVVVVEVPGMGDDIQAIKAGILEIADVFVVNKADREGVERTVRQLQMMLHLGSGEHRDGWEPPIVQTVSNTGKNIAEAAAAVERHLAHLKSNNLLELRERERIEREWKVIMRETLLRQLLQRLEPHVHEQLLKQMSERQLDPYAAAKQAIESVLEFPQPPAPTPA, encoded by the coding sequence GTGGAACTTGTAGCAAAGGCTCGTGCGGGCAATCGCCGTGCACTGGCCCGCTTGATAACCTTGGTTGAAGCTGGCGATGCCCAAGCCCAAACGGCTTTGGCGGCGCTCTACCCCTACACTGGCCATGCTCATATCGTTGGGGTAACTGGCGCACCTGGCACTGGCAAATCGACCTTGGTAACCCAAATGGCCTTGCATTGGCGCAGCCTTGGGCGCACGGTCGCCGTCTTGGCGGTAGACCCAACTTCGCCATTTAGTGGTGGCGCAATCCTTGGCGATCGGATTCGCATGCAAGCGTTGGGCGGCGATAGCGGCTGTTATATTCGTTCGATGGCGAGCCGTGGCAGCCTTGGCGGTTTGTCGCGGGCCACTGGCGATGCCGTCAAAGCGCTCGATGCAGCAGGCTTCGACATTGTGATTGTTGAAACTGTGGGGGCTGGTCAGGCCGAGGTCGAAATTGCTCGCGAAGCCCATACGGTGGTGGTGGTCGAAGTGCCAGGCATGGGCGATGATATTCAGGCGATCAAGGCTGGGATTTTGGAAATTGCCGATGTATTTGTGGTCAATAAAGCTGATCGCGAGGGCGTTGAGCGCACAGTTCGGCAATTGCAGATGATGTTGCATCTTGGCAGTGGCGAACATCGCGATGGCTGGGAGCCACCAATTGTCCAGACCGTTTCCAACACTGGCAAGAATATCGCCGAGGCTGCGGCGGCAGTCGAACGGCATCTCGCCCATCTCAAAAGCAACAATTTGCTCGAATTACGCGAACGTGAACGGATTGAGCGCGAGTGGAAAGTGATTATGCGTGAAACGTTGTTGCGCCAATTGCTGCAACGACTTGAGCCGCACGTCCATGAACAACTACTCAAACAGATGAGCGAGCGCCAACTCGACCCGTATGCTGCCGCCAAGCAAGCGATTGAAAGCGTTTTGGAATTCCCGCAACCGCCAGCTCCCACTCCCGCATAA
- a CDS encoding cobalamin B12-binding domain-containing protein, protein MERPIRVLVAKPGLDGHDRGAKVIARALRDAGMEVIYTGLQQTPQMIVEAALQEDVDCIGLSILSGAHMTLLPKITTMLRENDGADILVVAGGIISDEDAAILRNDHGIAGIFGPGSSTHAIIDFIREHVERSSVEG, encoded by the coding sequence ATGGAACGACCAATTCGGGTGTTAGTGGCCAAACCAGGGCTTGATGGCCACGACCGTGGCGCAAAAGTGATCGCCCGTGCCTTGCGTGATGCAGGCATGGAAGTTATTTATACTGGGTTGCAACAAACCCCCCAAATGATCGTTGAAGCCGCCTTGCAAGAAGATGTTGATTGCATCGGCTTGTCGATTCTCTCAGGGGCGCATATGACCTTGCTGCCCAAAATCACCACCATGCTGCGCGAAAACGATGGCGCGGATATTTTGGTTGTAGCTGGTGGCATTATCTCCGATGAAGATGCAGCAATCTTGCGCAACGATCATGGGATTGCGGGAATTTTCGGGCCTGGCTCTTCGACCCATGCAATTATCGATTTTATTCGTGAGCATGTTGAGCGTAGCTCGGTAGAAGGGTAG
- a CDS encoding class I SAM-dependent methyltransferase, whose protein sequence is MAKSTVETIRARFDADVERFSNLETGQSATVDAPLAMTLVAQAAAATTPNARHILDIGCGAGNYSLRVLQELPNLDVTLIDLSLPMLERAQQRVEAATTGKVTTLQGDVRQLELGSEQVDIIVAAAVFHHLRDDAEWQAVFAQCYAALRPGGSLWIFDLVEHSSEAVHSLMWQRYGQYLSDFRDEAYRNQVFEYIEIEDSPRPLLWQIDVLRSVGFQKIDILHKNSCFAAFGGAK, encoded by the coding sequence ATGGCCAAATCAACTGTTGAAACCATTCGTGCCCGCTTCGATGCTGATGTTGAGCGGTTTTCCAATTTGGAAACAGGTCAATCGGCGACGGTCGATGCCCCGTTAGCAATGACTTTGGTTGCCCAAGCGGCGGCGGCCACCACGCCTAATGCTCGCCATATCTTGGATATTGGCTGCGGTGCTGGCAATTACAGCCTGCGAGTTTTGCAAGAATTGCCCAACCTTGATGTGACGCTGATCGATTTGAGCTTGCCAATGCTTGAGCGAGCGCAACAACGGGTCGAGGCCGCCACAACAGGCAAGGTCACTACGTTGCAAGGCGATGTCCGCCAGCTTGAGTTGGGCAGTGAGCAGGTTGATATTATTGTGGCAGCGGCGGTATTTCATCACCTACGCGACGATGCTGAATGGCAGGCGGTCTTTGCTCAATGCTATGCAGCCTTGCGTCCAGGCGGCTCACTGTGGATTTTCGATCTGGTGGAACATTCTAGTGAGGCTGTTCATAGCTTGATGTGGCAACGCTATGGTCAATATCTCAGCGATTTCCGCGATGAGGCTTACCGCAACCAAGTATTTGAATATATCGAGATCGAAGATTCGCCGCGCCCATTACTCTGGCAAATTGACGTTTTGCGCAGCGTCGGCTTCCAAAAGATCGATATTTTGCATAAAAATAGCTGCTTCGCCGCGTTTGGCGGGGCGAAATAG
- the efp gene encoding elongation factor P — protein sequence MVSTGEVRKGLTLIIDGELFRVMEANHVKQGRGTAFLRLTLRNVRTSATTVKTFMAGERFEVARLSTRNVQYLYREDNYIYVMNTETYDQFPVSVDLLEDALLYIRENETFDVLTYEDEVLDISLPPSVEMVVVETEPNYKGDTASGGGKPATTDTGLVVQVPSFVAVGERIRVDTTNGKYITRI from the coding sequence ATGGTCTCAACAGGTGAAGTACGCAAAGGTCTAACCCTCATTATTGATGGTGAATTGTTCCGCGTGATGGAAGCCAACCACGTCAAGCAAGGTCGTGGCACGGCATTCTTGCGCCTGACCTTACGCAATGTCCGCACCAGTGCTACAACGGTTAAAACGTTTATGGCTGGCGAACGCTTCGAAGTTGCCCGCTTGTCAACCCGTAACGTGCAATATCTCTATCGCGAAGATAACTATATCTATGTGATGAACACCGAAACCTACGATCAATTCCCCGTCAGCGTGGATTTGCTCGAAGATGCGTTGTTGTATATTCGCGAAAACGAAACCTTCGACGTTTTGACCTACGAAGATGAAGTGCTGGATATTTCGTTGCCACCTTCAGTTGAGATGGTTGTGGTTGAAACCGAGCCAAACTACAAGGGCGATACCGCTTCAGGTGGCGGCAAGCCTGCAACCACCGATACTGGCTTAGTGGTGCAAGTGCCTTCATTCGTCGCGGTTGGCGAACGGATTCGGGTTGATACCACCAACGGCAAGTACATCACGCGGATCTAA
- a CDS encoding SDR family oxidoreductase, with amino-acid sequence MKLLDKVIVITGGSRGLGLAMAEAMLRQGAKVVIAGRDQASLEQAFAQLKRQSSHVLATTCDVGDLAAIEALRDQTIARFGKLDVWINNAGVAGPYGATVAIHPRDYRRVIDTNIFGTYHGSIVALKYFQQQGHGKLINLFGRGDTGPVPFQTAYGASKSWVRNFTLALAKEHRNQGIEILGFNPGLMTTDMLTDVQVMAGYEAKLEALSTILRMWGNPPSVPAQKAVWLASKATNGRNGLSISLLSPPRLLLGALKEAIRRVRGKPAPALPIKLTTID; translated from the coding sequence ATGAAATTGCTCGATAAAGTAATTGTCATTACTGGTGGCAGTCGTGGCTTGGGCTTGGCAATGGCCGAAGCAATGCTACGCCAAGGTGCCAAAGTTGTGATCGCTGGCCGCGATCAAGCCAGCCTTGAACAAGCCTTTGCTCAACTCAAACGCCAATCGAGCCATGTGCTGGCGACAACTTGCGATGTTGGCGATTTGGCGGCAATTGAGGCATTACGCGATCAAACTATCGCCCGGTTTGGCAAACTCGATGTTTGGATCAACAATGCTGGCGTGGCTGGGCCTTATGGCGCGACTGTGGCTATACATCCCCGCGATTATCGGCGCGTGATCGACACTAATATTTTTGGCACCTATCATGGCTCAATCGTGGCGCTCAAATATTTTCAACAACAAGGCCATGGCAAATTGATCAATCTGTTTGGGCGTGGCGATACTGGGCCTGTGCCGTTTCAAACCGCGTATGGCGCTAGCAAAAGCTGGGTGCGCAACTTTACCTTGGCCCTCGCCAAAGAACATCGTAACCAAGGCATTGAAATTTTGGGCTTCAACCCCGGCTTGATGACCACCGATATGCTGACCGATGTGCAAGTGATGGCAGGCTACGAAGCCAAACTTGAAGCCCTCAGCACCATTTTGCGCATGTGGGGCAATCCGCCCAGTGTACCGGCGCAAAAAGCGGTTTGGCTTGCATCGAAGGCCACCAATGGCCGCAATGGCTTGAGCATCAGCCTACTTTCGCCACCACGCTTGTTGCTGGGTGCACTCAAAGAAGCAATTCGGCGTGTACGCGGCAAGCCCGCCCCAGCATTGCCAATCAAACTGACCACCATCGATTAA
- a CDS encoding citrate synthase/methylcitrate synthase: MATETQVHVGLEGIVAAATRLSSVDGQAGELIIAGFPLERLAPFATFEETIFLLWNDHLPSQSELAELRQSLASQRQLPALTLEVAQQLGREQADPMDALRAATATLTPLADEKATAQRIVAALPTIVAAYWRARNQAEFIEPRNDLSHAANYLWMLTGKEPSAEQVRALETYLNTVVDHGLNASTFTTRVIISTESDLVSAITGAIGALKGPLHGGAPGPALDMVFEIGTADRAEEVLRAKLARGERLMGFGHRVYKVRDPRAEVLAGAADQLFANDGNRELYELVRHVEQTAIRLLEEHKPGRKLQTNVEFYTALLLHGIDFETDLFTPTFTISRAVGWIAHAFEQRAVGRIIRPQSIYTGERNRIWVEVAER, translated from the coding sequence ATGGCGACTGAAACCCAAGTTCATGTAGGTTTAGAAGGGATTGTTGCTGCGGCAACGCGGCTCAGCAGTGTCGATGGCCAAGCTGGGGAATTAATTATTGCCGGTTTTCCCTTGGAGCGTTTGGCTCCGTTTGCAACCTTCGAGGAAACGATTTTTCTCCTCTGGAATGACCATTTACCAAGCCAAAGTGAGTTGGCCGAATTGCGCCAGAGCCTTGCCAGCCAGCGCCAATTGCCAGCCCTGACCTTAGAAGTTGCTCAACAGCTGGGCCGCGAACAGGCCGACCCGATGGATGCACTGCGGGCTGCGACCGCCACATTAACCCCATTGGCCGATGAAAAAGCTACGGCCCAACGAATTGTGGCTGCTTTGCCAACGATTGTGGCGGCCTACTGGCGAGCACGTAACCAAGCCGAATTTATCGAACCACGCAACGATTTAAGCCATGCTGCCAATTATTTGTGGATGTTGACTGGCAAAGAGCCAAGCGCCGAACAAGTGCGGGCACTCGAAACCTATCTCAACACGGTGGTTGACCATGGCCTGAATGCCTCGACCTTCACCACCCGCGTGATTATCTCGACTGAATCGGATTTGGTTTCGGCGATTACGGGAGCAATTGGAGCGCTCAAAGGGCCGTTGCATGGCGGCGCACCTGGCCCAGCCTTGGATATGGTGTTTGAAATTGGCACAGCTGATCGCGCTGAGGAAGTGCTTCGCGCCAAGTTAGCACGCGGCGAGCGCTTGATGGGCTTTGGTCATCGTGTCTACAAAGTACGTGATCCACGGGCTGAGGTTTTGGCAGGTGCAGCCGATCAACTCTTTGCCAACGATGGCAACCGCGAGTTATACGAACTTGTACGCCATGTTGAGCAAACCGCAATTCGGCTGCTCGAAGAACACAAGCCAGGCCGCAAATTGCAAACCAACGTCGAGTTCTACACTGCCTTGCTATTGCATGGCATCGATTTTGAAACCGACCTATTTACCCCAACCTTCACGATCAGCCGCGCTGTTGGCTGGATTGCCCACGCCTTCGAGCAACGCGCCGTTGGCCGGATTATTCGCCCACAATCGATTTACACGGGCGAGCGCAACCGTATTTGGGTTGAAGTTGCTGAGCGCTAA